One Nonomuraea angiospora DNA segment encodes these proteins:
- a CDS encoding WD40 repeat domain-containing serine/threonine protein kinase, with amino-acid sequence MTPLLPGDPAQLGEYWLAGRLGAGGQGVVYDAYDDAGRRVAVKVIRPELLEHAGARADFVKEVTAARKVASFCTARIIDADLDAPAPYIVSEHIEGPSLRTAVERHGPFDADRLHRLAVGVATALAAIHDADVVHRDLKPGNVLLGPDGPRVIDFGLARTGEMSQTTEGGFAAGTPPYMAPERLAGQRGGSAVDVWAWGAMMLYAATGRSPFSGDLALVRHQVAGARPDFTVLAQPLRRLVTEAMSLDAEARPPARSLLLDLIAMNTSANGPGLSPGGLSGLQGGLSGLQGGLSGSQGGLSGLLSSGSRVAGQVRPPGEPAAPSPAEVAEAVYGRLSPEDQALVPSALLRMVRSDESAETALREAATRDLVDGARDPAGVQRVLQAYTDAGLLVHKGETITLAGAALLRAWPRLRDWVEADRAALSVHHALNRAATVWHANGRRPDDLYRGTVLDETVEWAANGRGPLRPNQREQAFLDASRERSRDLARRRRRVRGTIAALVAVLLAAMGVVAVQNVLGTRQRDTSAAGRVAALANRTRAGDPLTALLLSVAAWRIAPVAEARSAMYASLAQRERSAFRPGPVPGSARFDLSDDGTRLAVLDGGRFTLWDVTTGRPARAFDGVSNPVSAIALSADGRRLAVAGERSISVWDAERGVRVAEFGEGAQRLAFSPRRLLLAATTAEGRVRVWDLTSQRPLAVGDATEVAFSADDALMATTLPGGRIELHDWQGVLARLPGAALAFDPARRELAVRTGGEVRFWDLAARRWRQPVLKGFGARALRFSQDGRYLAAYDGSGLALWSRNGTRLLSHPVGELVAGLRLGPGTLAFGLLDGTVVTLDVSDLTRPRTLAPGVEAGLIDPARRTVIVRRPRVEIWRLDEPARQEALPVTPTAMALSPGGTLLAVGTADPARVTLWNLTTGTKDRTFPVKGASEVGGLAFAPDGTTLAVAPFQETVTPPASNWRDVQLWDVRRGVRTRTLSVPGGSGLVFRPDGRELAVNGVDGALASLGGAEAVTRPFGESADGVRAIAYSPDGTVIATGALAAGVTLWNAADRRQLAHLPLKGFGAVDVLAFSPDGRTLAVGGSNRVQLWDVAERAPLGAPAVYPAGEVVALAFDAGRLRWLRTDGTLGDQPVTAAGVAAALCARAGRSLSRTEWDRLIPGTPYREIC; translated from the coding sequence GTGACGCCTCTTCTGCCGGGCGACCCGGCGCAGCTGGGCGAATACTGGCTGGCGGGCCGGCTGGGCGCGGGCGGGCAGGGGGTCGTGTACGACGCCTACGACGACGCCGGCCGGCGCGTGGCGGTCAAGGTCATCCGCCCGGAGTTACTGGAGCACGCCGGGGCCCGGGCCGACTTCGTCAAGGAGGTGACGGCCGCGCGGAAGGTGGCCTCGTTCTGCACGGCCCGCATCATCGACGCCGACCTCGACGCGCCCGCGCCGTACATCGTGAGCGAGCACATCGAGGGGCCCAGCCTGCGCACGGCCGTCGAGCGGCACGGGCCCTTCGACGCCGACCGGCTGCACCGGCTGGCCGTCGGGGTGGCCACGGCGCTGGCCGCCATCCACGACGCGGACGTGGTGCACCGGGACCTGAAGCCGGGCAACGTGCTGCTCGGGCCCGACGGGCCGCGAGTGATCGACTTCGGGCTCGCCAGGACGGGCGAGATGTCGCAGACGACCGAGGGCGGGTTCGCGGCGGGCACGCCGCCGTACATGGCGCCCGAGCGGCTGGCCGGGCAGCGCGGCGGATCCGCCGTGGACGTGTGGGCGTGGGGCGCGATGATGCTGTACGCGGCCACCGGGCGGTCGCCGTTCTCCGGCGACCTCGCCCTCGTGCGTCACCAGGTGGCCGGCGCGCGGCCCGACTTCACCGTGCTGGCGCAGCCGCTGCGGCGCCTGGTCACCGAGGCGATGTCGCTGGACGCGGAGGCCCGGCCGCCGGCGCGTTCCCTCCTGCTCGACCTCATCGCCATGAACACCTCCGCCAACGGGCCGGGCCTCTCGCCGGGCGGCCTCTCCGGGTTGCAAGGCGGGCTCTCCGGGTTGCAAGGCGGGCTCTCCGGGTCGCAGGGCGGGCTGTCCGGGCTGCTCAGCAGCGGGAGCCGGGTCGCCGGCCAGGTCAGGCCGCCCGGCGAGCCGGCGGCGCCGTCGCCGGCCGAGGTCGCCGAGGCCGTCTACGGGCGGCTCAGCCCGGAGGACCAGGCGCTCGTCCCCTCGGCCCTGCTGCGCATGGTCCGCTCCGACGAGAGCGCCGAGACCGCGCTCAGGGAGGCGGCGACCCGGGATCTCGTCGACGGCGCGCGGGACCCGGCCGGCGTGCAGCGGGTGCTGCAGGCGTACACGGACGCGGGCCTGCTCGTCCACAAGGGCGAGACGATCACGCTGGCGGGCGCGGCGCTGCTGCGGGCGTGGCCGCGCCTGCGGGACTGGGTCGAGGCCGACCGCGCGGCCCTGAGCGTCCACCACGCCCTGAACAGGGCGGCCACCGTCTGGCACGCGAACGGGCGCCGCCCCGACGACCTCTACCGGGGCACGGTCCTGGACGAGACCGTCGAATGGGCCGCGAACGGGCGCGGACCGCTCCGGCCGAACCAGCGCGAGCAGGCGTTCCTGGACGCCTCCCGCGAGCGCAGCCGGGACCTGGCCAGGCGGCGCCGGCGCGTCCGGGGCACGATCGCGGCGCTCGTCGCGGTGCTGCTGGCCGCGATGGGGGTCGTGGCCGTGCAGAACGTGCTGGGCACGCGCCAGCGGGACACGTCGGCCGCCGGCCGGGTGGCCGCGCTCGCGAACCGGACCCGAGCCGGCGACCCGCTGACGGCGCTGCTGCTGAGCGTGGCCGCGTGGCGGATCGCGCCGGTGGCCGAGGCGCGCTCCGCCATGTACGCCTCGCTGGCCCAGCGCGAGCGCTCGGCCTTCCGCCCCGGTCCGGTCCCGGGCTCGGCCCGCTTCGACCTCAGCGACGACGGCACGCGGCTGGCCGTGCTGGACGGCGGCAGGTTCACGCTGTGGGACGTGACCACCGGGCGTCCCGCTCGCGCCTTCGACGGGGTGAGCAACCCCGTCAGCGCGATCGCGCTCAGCGCCGACGGGCGCAGGCTGGCCGTGGCCGGCGAGCGGTCGATCTCCGTCTGGGACGCCGAGCGCGGGGTGCGGGTCGCCGAGTTCGGGGAGGGCGCGCAGCGGCTGGCGTTCAGCCCCAGGCGGCTGCTGCTGGCGGCCACCACGGCCGAGGGCCGCGTGCGGGTGTGGGACCTCACCAGCCAGCGCCCGCTGGCCGTCGGCGACGCCACCGAGGTCGCCTTCTCCGCCGACGACGCCCTGATGGCGACCACCCTGCCCGGCGGCCGGATCGAGCTGCACGACTGGCAGGGCGTGCTGGCCCGGCTCCCCGGCGCGGCGCTCGCGTTCGACCCGGCGCGGCGCGAGCTGGCCGTACGGACCGGCGGCGAGGTCCGCTTCTGGGACCTCGCCGCGCGACGCTGGCGGCAGCCGGTGCTGAAGGGGTTCGGGGCCCGTGCGCTGCGCTTCAGCCAGGACGGCCGCTACCTGGCCGCCTACGACGGGTCCGGCCTCGCCCTCTGGTCGCGGAACGGCACCCGGCTGCTGTCCCACCCGGTCGGCGAGCTCGTGGCCGGGCTCCGGCTGGGCCCGGGCACGCTCGCCTTCGGCCTGCTCGACGGCACGGTCGTGACCCTGGACGTCTCCGACCTCACCCGCCCGCGCACGCTGGCGCCCGGCGTCGAGGCCGGGCTGATCGACCCCGCGCGGCGTACGGTGATCGTGCGGCGGCCCCGGGTGGAGATCTGGCGCCTGGACGAGCCGGCGCGGCAGGAGGCCCTGCCGGTCACCCCGACCGCGATGGCGCTGAGCCCCGGCGGCACGCTTCTGGCCGTCGGGACGGCCGATCCCGCGCGGGTCACGCTCTGGAACCTGACGACGGGCACGAAGGACCGGACGTTCCCCGTCAAAGGCGCGAGCGAGGTGGGCGGGCTCGCGTTCGCCCCGGACGGCACGACGCTGGCGGTGGCGCCCTTCCAGGAGACCGTCACCCCGCCCGCGAGCAACTGGCGCGACGTCCAGCTCTGGGACGTCCGCCGGGGGGTCAGGACGCGGACGCTGAGCGTCCCCGGCGGCTCCGGCCTGGTCTTCCGGCCCGACGGGCGGGAGCTGGCGGTGAACGGCGTGGACGGCGCGCTCGCGTCGCTGGGCGGGGCCGAGGCCGTCACCAGGCCGTTCGGGGAGAGCGCGGACGGCGTGCGGGCCATCGCGTACAGCCCGGACGGCACGGTCATCGCCACCGGCGCGCTGGCCGCCGGGGTGACGCTCTGGAACGCCGCCGACCGCCGGCAGCTGGCCCACCTGCCGCTCAAGGGGTTCGGGGCGGTGGACGTGCTGGCGTTCTCGCCCGACGGGCGGACGCTGGCCGTCGGCGGCTCGAACCGCGTCCAGCTCTGGGACGTCGCCGAACGCGCCCCGCTCGGCGCGCCCGCCGTGTACCCGGCGGGCGAGGTGGTGGCGCTGGCCTTCGACGCCGGGCGACTGCGCTGGCTGCGGACCGACGGCACGCTCGGCGACCAGCCCGTCACCGCCGCCGGCGTGGCCGCCGCCCTCTGTGCCAGGGCCGGGCGCTCGCTCTCCCGGACCGAGTGGGACCGGCTCATCCCCGGCACGCCCTACCGCGAGATCTGCTGA
- a CDS encoding aldo/keto reductase, which yields MSIELQSTGTFAIGDKTVHRLGFGAMSLTGPGVWGPPRDHDEAVRVLRRAVELGVELIDTADSYGPYVSEEIIREALHPYPERLLIATKAGFVRPGPGQWVVVGRPAYLRQEVEMSLRRLGVERLDLLQLHRIDPEVPLEDQLGELKALRDEGKIGSIGLSEVSVEELERARRIVEIVTVQNRYSLTNGLSEDVLEHCEEQGIGFIPFSPIAKGALAVAGSPVDHVAKAVGATPAQVSLAWLLARSPVMMPIPGTSSVAHLEENLAASTVELTAEQVSELTAAAR from the coding sequence ATGTCCATAGAGCTCCAGTCCACCGGCACGTTCGCCATCGGTGACAAGACCGTCCACCGGCTCGGCTTCGGGGCCATGAGCCTCACCGGGCCCGGGGTCTGGGGGCCGCCGCGCGATCACGACGAGGCCGTGCGGGTGTTGCGGCGGGCCGTGGAGCTGGGCGTCGAGCTCATCGACACCGCCGACTCCTACGGGCCGTACGTCAGCGAGGAGATCATCCGGGAGGCGCTGCACCCGTACCCGGAGCGGCTGCTGATCGCCACCAAGGCCGGCTTCGTGCGGCCGGGGCCGGGGCAGTGGGTGGTCGTGGGGCGGCCCGCGTACCTGCGGCAGGAGGTCGAGATGAGCCTGCGGCGGCTCGGGGTGGAGCGGCTCGACCTGCTCCAGCTGCACCGCATCGACCCGGAGGTGCCGCTGGAGGACCAGCTCGGCGAGCTGAAGGCGCTGCGGGACGAGGGCAAGATCGGCAGCATCGGCCTGTCGGAGGTGAGCGTCGAGGAGCTGGAACGGGCGCGGCGCATCGTCGAGATCGTCACCGTGCAGAACCGCTACAGCCTCACCAACGGGCTCTCGGAGGACGTGCTGGAGCACTGCGAGGAGCAGGGGATCGGGTTCATCCCCTTCAGCCCCATCGCCAAGGGCGCGCTGGCGGTGGCCGGGAGTCCCGTGGACCACGTCGCCAAGGCCGTCGGGGCGACGCCCGCGCAGGTCAGCCTGGCCTGGTTGCTGGCGCGTTCGCCGGTGATGATGCCGATTCCGGGCACGTCCTCGGTGGCTCACCTGGAGGAGAACCTCGCCGCGTCCACTGTGGAGCTGACGGCCGAGCAGGTGAGCGAGCTGACCGCGGCCGCCCGCTGA
- a CDS encoding glycosyl hydrolase family 18 protein — translation MRHSVLSKILVALLLPLTAVAVAPPPVSASAYAALAEWAPWTAYTAGTHVTYNGVEYECVQSHTSQPGWEPPNVPALWKPSTGGGTDTTAPSVPGNLRSTGVSGNSVSLAWDASTDNVAVTGYEIYRGGTLITTVTGTTHTDTGLAAGTAYSYTVRARDAAGNRSANSNTATATTTGGGSDTSPPTVPGNLRSTGVSGSTVSLAWNASTDNVAVTGYEIYRGGTLITTVTGTTHTDTGLAANTAYSYTVRARDAAGNRSANSNTATATTTGGGGGGNKVLGYFVQWGVYQRGYHVKNIDTSGSAAKLTHINYAFGNVQNGQCTIGDSYADYDRFYQAGESVDGVADTWDAGALRGSFNQLRKLKKKYPNLKVLFSFGGWTWSGGFTQAAQNPTAFANSCYNLVEDPRWADVFDGIDIDWEYPNACGLTCDSSGPAAFKNVMSALRARFGSGNLVTAAITADGTNGGKIDAADYAGAAQYVDWYNVMTYDYFGAFAPQGPTAPHSPLTSYSGIPTPGFYSDAAIQKLKGKGVPASKLLLGIGFYGRGWAGVTQSAPGGTASGPAPGTYEQGIEDYKVLKTRCPSTGTVAGTAYAYCGGQWWSYDTPSTIGGKMSYSKSQGLGGAFFWELSGDTTNAELLTAMKSGLN, via the coding sequence ATGAGACACAGTGTCCTGAGCAAGATCCTGGTGGCGTTGCTGCTGCCCCTCACGGCCGTGGCGGTCGCCCCGCCGCCGGTCTCCGCCTCGGCGTACGCCGCCCTCGCCGAATGGGCCCCGTGGACGGCGTACACGGCGGGCACGCACGTCACGTACAACGGCGTCGAGTACGAGTGCGTCCAGAGCCACACCTCCCAGCCCGGCTGGGAGCCCCCGAACGTGCCCGCCCTGTGGAAGCCCTCGACCGGCGGCGGCACCGACACCACCGCCCCGTCGGTGCCCGGCAACCTGCGCTCGACGGGCGTGAGCGGTAACAGCGTCTCCCTCGCCTGGGACGCCTCCACCGACAACGTCGCCGTCACCGGCTACGAGATCTACCGAGGCGGCACCCTCATCACCACCGTCACCGGCACCACCCACACCGACACCGGGCTCGCCGCCGGCACGGCCTACAGCTACACCGTCCGCGCCCGCGACGCCGCCGGCAACCGCTCCGCCAACAGCAACACCGCCACCGCCACCACGACGGGCGGCGGCTCGGACACCAGCCCGCCGACCGTGCCGGGCAACCTGCGCTCGACCGGCGTGAGCGGCAGCACCGTCTCCCTCGCCTGGAACGCCTCCACCGACAACGTCGCCGTCACCGGCTACGAGATCTACCGAGGCGGCACCCTCATCACCACCGTCACCGGCACCACCCACACCGACACCGGACTGGCCGCCAACACCGCCTACAGCTACACCGTCCGCGCCCGCGACGCCGCCGGCAACCGCTCCGCCAACAGCAACACCGCCACCGCCACGACCACGGGCGGCGGCGGAGGCGGGAACAAGGTGCTCGGCTACTTCGTGCAGTGGGGCGTCTACCAGCGCGGATACCACGTCAAGAACATCGACACGAGCGGCTCGGCGGCCAAGCTGACCCACATCAACTACGCGTTCGGCAACGTGCAGAACGGCCAGTGCACGATCGGCGACAGCTACGCCGACTACGATCGCTTCTACCAGGCGGGCGAGAGCGTGGACGGCGTGGCCGACACCTGGGACGCGGGCGCGCTGCGCGGCAGCTTCAACCAGCTGCGCAAGCTGAAGAAGAAGTACCCGAACCTGAAGGTGCTGTTCTCCTTCGGCGGCTGGACCTGGTCCGGCGGCTTCACCCAGGCCGCCCAGAACCCGACCGCCTTCGCCAACTCCTGCTACAACCTGGTCGAGGACCCGCGCTGGGCGGACGTGTTCGACGGCATCGACATCGACTGGGAGTACCCGAACGCCTGCGGCCTCACCTGCGACTCCAGCGGCCCGGCGGCGTTCAAGAACGTCATGTCGGCGCTGCGCGCCCGCTTCGGCTCCGGCAACCTGGTCACCGCGGCCATCACCGCCGACGGCACGAACGGCGGCAAGATCGACGCGGCCGACTACGCCGGCGCCGCGCAGTACGTCGACTGGTACAACGTCATGACGTACGACTACTTCGGCGCGTTCGCGCCGCAGGGCCCCACCGCCCCGCACTCCCCGCTCACCTCCTACTCCGGGATCCCGACGCCGGGCTTCTACTCCGACGCCGCGATCCAGAAGCTGAAGGGCAAGGGCGTGCCGGCGAGCAAGCTGCTGCTCGGCATCGGCTTCTACGGCCGCGGCTGGGCGGGCGTCACGCAGTCCGCGCCCGGCGGCACGGCCTCGGGGCCCGCGCCGGGCACGTACGAGCAGGGCATCGAGGACTACAAGGTGCTCAAGACGCGCTGCCCGTCCACCGGCACGGTCGCGGGCACGGCGTACGCGTACTGCGGCGGCCAGTGGTGGAGCTATGACACGCCGAGCACGATCGGCGGCAAGATGAGCTACTCGAAGAGCCAGGGCCTCGGCGGCGCGTTCTTCTGGGAGCTCAGCGGCGACACCACGAACGCCGAACTCCTCACGGCCATGAAGTCCGGCCTGAACTGA
- a CDS encoding VWA domain-containing protein, producing MTDTDNDTDNDTGNDTGTRNVQDADATRRQVLYWRLLSRVFGADEQPTLERASVAIVDDLGLPAALLDPGVSIDNLVQRFPGLAEELQDLMAEKDHEDGGEVRRAALVSKLLLNVFSTGTGNVTASKLESWKKDAGWFERGMGCEPGGLRHSPGDEEVAAVLAGIEGDLVKRMHLREVLADPALSRQLTPSMSLIEQLLRDKSNLSGVALANAKALIRRFVDEVAEVLRTQVEKTSVGVIDRSVPPKRVFRNLDIERTIWKNLTNWSPEDQRLYVDRLYYKQTARRTTPARLIVVVDQSGSMVDAMVNCTILASIFAGLPKVDVHLIAYDTRALDLTPWVHDPFEVLLRTTLGGGTDGTVAMALGRPKITDPRNTVMVWISDFYDNRSLINDFEAIHRSGVKFIPVGSVNSSGHASVDPWYRQKLKDLGTPVISGHIRKLVLELKNFLA from the coding sequence ATGACCGACACCGACAACGACACCGACAACGACACCGGCAACGACACCGGCACCCGCAACGTGCAGGACGCCGACGCGACCCGCCGCCAGGTGCTCTACTGGCGCCTGCTGTCGCGCGTGTTCGGCGCCGACGAGCAGCCCACCCTGGAGCGGGCGAGCGTGGCCATCGTCGACGACCTCGGTCTCCCCGCCGCCCTGCTCGACCCCGGCGTCTCGATCGACAACCTCGTGCAGCGCTTCCCCGGCCTGGCCGAGGAGCTCCAGGACCTCATGGCCGAGAAAGACCATGAGGACGGCGGCGAAGTCCGCCGCGCGGCCCTGGTCTCCAAGCTGCTGCTCAACGTGTTCTCCACGGGCACCGGCAACGTCACCGCGAGCAAGCTGGAGAGCTGGAAGAAGGACGCCGGCTGGTTCGAGCGCGGCATGGGCTGCGAGCCGGGCGGGCTGCGCCACAGCCCCGGCGACGAAGAGGTGGCCGCGGTCCTGGCGGGCATCGAAGGCGACCTGGTCAAGCGCATGCACCTGCGCGAGGTGCTGGCCGACCCGGCGCTGTCCCGGCAGCTCACGCCCAGCATGTCGCTCATCGAGCAGCTGCTGCGTGACAAGTCCAACCTGTCGGGCGTCGCGCTGGCCAACGCCAAGGCGCTGATCCGCAGGTTCGTGGACGAGGTCGCCGAGGTGCTGCGTACCCAGGTGGAGAAGACCAGCGTGGGCGTCATCGACCGGTCGGTGCCGCCGAAGCGGGTCTTCCGCAACCTCGACATCGAACGCACCATCTGGAAGAACCTCACCAACTGGAGCCCGGAGGACCAGCGCCTCTACGTCGACCGGCTCTACTACAAGCAGACCGCCCGCCGCACCACCCCGGCCCGCCTGATCGTGGTCGTCGACCAGTCGGGCTCGATGGTGGACGCGATGGTCAACTGCACCATCCTGGCGTCGATCTTCGCCGGGCTGCCCAAGGTGGACGTGCACCTCATCGCGTACGACACCCGGGCCCTCGACCTGACCCCGTGGGTGCACGACCCGTTCGAGGTGCTGCTGCGCACCACGCTCGGCGGCGGCACCGACGGCACGGTGGCGATGGCCCTGGGCCGGCCGAAGATCACCGATCCGCGCAACACCGTGATGGTGTGGATCTCCGACTTCTACGACAACCGATCGCTGATCAACGACTTCGAGGCGATCCACCGCTCGGGGGTCAAGTTCATCCCCGTCGGCTCGGTCAACAGCTCCGGACACGCGAGCGTCGACCCGTGGTACCGCCAGAAACTCAAGGACCTGGGCACCCCGGTGATCTCAGGCCATATCCGGAAGCTCGTCCTCGAGCTCAAGAACTTCCTCGCTTAG
- a CDS encoding ATP-binding protein, which yields MSDDMLRAPAEVKYAEELDWLESIDDGPKPFSWRLSPRMIRLFILGSERSDGLDREISQKWFGDRSFVERSIVTLASDRGLLLIGDPGTGKSWLAELLSAAISRNSTLVVQGTAGTTEDHIKYSWNVSMVIAKGQSRESMIPSPIMTAMENGVIGRFEELTRSTSDVQDALISILSEKYVSIPELDDDNIVFAQPGFSIIATANSRDRGVNDLSSALKRRFNFVRIPVVTNKKSEAEIVRFRTEELLRRHRIELDLPPTLLDILLQSFADLRTAAASATSDDEKLESALSTAEQIGVLEDAILHSHFFGDRVLRAQTLAGSLVGSLARRSPEDLAILNKYWHGVVEPRSKKDGGEWPEFLEGGREAIATLS from the coding sequence ATGAGTGACGACATGCTGCGCGCCCCCGCAGAGGTGAAGTACGCGGAGGAGCTCGACTGGCTGGAGTCGATCGACGACGGCCCCAAGCCGTTCTCGTGGCGGCTGAGCCCCCGCATGATCAGGCTGTTCATCCTCGGCTCCGAGCGCTCCGACGGGCTCGACCGGGAGATCTCCCAGAAGTGGTTCGGCGACCGCAGCTTCGTCGAGCGCAGCATCGTGACCCTGGCCTCCGACCGGGGCCTGCTGCTGATCGGCGACCCGGGCACCGGCAAGAGCTGGCTGGCCGAGCTGCTGTCCGCGGCCATCTCCCGCAACTCCACCCTCGTGGTCCAGGGCACCGCGGGCACGACGGAAGACCACATCAAATACTCCTGGAACGTCTCCATGGTCATCGCCAAGGGCCAGTCCCGCGAGTCGATGATCCCCTCGCCGATCATGACGGCGATGGAGAACGGCGTGATCGGCCGCTTCGAGGAGCTGACCCGCTCGACCAGCGACGTGCAGGACGCGCTGATCTCGATCCTGTCGGAGAAGTACGTCTCCATCCCCGAGCTCGACGACGACAACATCGTCTTCGCCCAGCCCGGCTTCTCCATCATCGCCACCGCCAACAGCCGCGACCGGGGCGTCAACGACCTGTCCTCGGCCCTCAAGCGCCGCTTCAACTTCGTCCGCATCCCCGTCGTGACGAACAAGAAGAGCGAGGCGGAGATCGTCCGCTTCCGCACCGAGGAGCTGCTGCGCCGGCACAGGATCGAGCTCGACCTGCCGCCGACACTGCTGGACATCCTGCTGCAGAGCTTCGCCGACCTGCGTACCGCCGCCGCGTCGGCCACCAGCGACGACGAGAAGCTGGAGTCGGCGCTGTCCACGGCCGAGCAGATCGGCGTGCTCGAGGACGCCATCCTGCACAGCCACTTCTTCGGCGACCGGGTGCTGCGCGCGCAGACCCTCGCCGGCTCGCTGGTCGGCTCGCTGGCCCGGCGCAGCCCCGAGGACCTCGCGATCCTCAACAAGTACTGGCACGGCGTCGTCGAGCCCCGCAGCAAGAAGGACGGCGGGGAGTGGCCGGAGTTCCTCGAGGGCGGCCGCGAGGCCATCGCCACGCTCTCATGA